The following coding sequences are from one Enterococcus sp. 4G2_DIV0659 window:
- a CDS encoding N-acetyltransferase, with protein MIKKITHLTSEELDRLLNIWLEATIEAHPFIEKNYWLDNQSLLKEQLPQAELYVYMKDGKIVAFLGMIETYIAGLFVHTDYQNQGIGQQLLAEVKKDHKQLSLSVYVKNQRALHFYQKQGFRFVKENVDETGELEHQLVWDR; from the coding sequence ATGATCAAAAAAATAACACACTTAACCAGTGAAGAGCTAGATAGACTCTTAAACATTTGGCTAGAAGCAACAATTGAGGCGCATCCATTCATTGAAAAAAACTATTGGTTGGATAATCAGTCATTACTTAAAGAACAACTGCCTCAAGCAGAGCTTTATGTTTATATGAAAGATGGAAAAATCGTTGCCTTTCTTGGCATGATCGAAACATATATTGCTGGTCTTTTTGTACACACAGACTATCAAAACCAAGGCATTGGTCAACAACTTTTAGCCGAAGTTAAAAAAGATCATAAACAACTAAGTTTATCTGTTTATGTAAAAAATCAACGAGCTTTACACTTTTATCAGAAGCAAGGCTTTCGTTTCGTTAAAGAAAATGTGGATGAAACAGGTGAACTTGAACACCAACTTGTTTGGGATAGATAG
- a CDS encoding threonine/serine exporter family protein — protein sequence MLNILVQFSFSFLASAAYAILTNVPKRSLIACGLSGASGWMIYWLSIQFGGNAALGSLLGALSVAAVSFIFSRSLKLPVTIFNIPGMVPLVPGGLAYQAVRNLVIGQYETAIYSSVQAIMIAGAIALGLVISEVFNHNIRSFREKREIVSLIRKKEKK from the coding sequence ATGCTAAATATTTTGGTACAATTTTCATTTAGTTTTCTCGCATCCGCTGCGTATGCGATCTTAACAAATGTCCCAAAACGTTCGCTCATCGCCTGTGGTTTATCTGGCGCTTCAGGGTGGATGATTTATTGGTTAAGTATTCAATTTGGCGGTAATGCTGCTTTGGGTTCTTTATTAGGCGCCTTAAGTGTGGCTGCTGTGAGTTTTATTTTTTCGAGAAGCTTAAAACTGCCAGTGACTATTTTTAATATTCCGGGTATGGTTCCCTTAGTTCCAGGTGGACTAGCTTATCAAGCAGTTAGAAATTTAGTTATCGGACAGTATGAAACGGCGATTTATTCGTCCGTTCAAGCAATTATGATTGCCGGAGCTATTGCATTAGGATTAGTTATATCTGAAGTGTTCAACCACAACATCCGTAGTTTTAGAGAAAAACGCGAGATTGTTAGCTTAATTAGAAAAAAAGAAAAAAAATAG
- a CDS encoding threonine/serine exporter family protein — MTTIDIEKVLETCLLAGKIMLESDAEMYRVEDTMSRIALASGDYRLVSYVTQTGLFVGLDGTSTIRMVQILNRSINLEKVSKINQLSREYVTGQFTLEELLQQLKDLEQERKFFPLWLRFVSAAIVSGTIMILFGGVWSDFLLTCLIGGSGYSLYYFSLKILRIKFLSEFLAALFIGCAALLSTKIGLGTNQDMIIIGCVMPLVPGVQITNALRDLLAGHYLSGVSRGTEAMMTSSMIGFGIAFVFQLFY; from the coding sequence ATGACAACGATAGATATCGAAAAAGTTTTAGAAACTTGTTTATTAGCAGGAAAAATCATGCTGGAAAGTGATGCGGAAATGTACAGAGTAGAAGATACGATGAGCCGTATTGCTTTAGCATCTGGTGATTATCGCTTGGTCAGTTATGTTACCCAAACAGGGCTTTTCGTTGGCTTAGATGGAACATCAACAATCCGCATGGTACAAATATTGAATCGGTCAATTAATTTAGAAAAAGTTTCAAAAATCAATCAACTATCCAGAGAGTACGTTACAGGGCAGTTCACCTTAGAGGAGCTTTTACAACAATTGAAAGACTTGGAACAAGAACGCAAATTTTTCCCTTTGTGGTTACGTTTTGTCAGCGCCGCAATTGTCAGTGGGACAATCATGATTTTATTTGGCGGAGTCTGGTCAGACTTTCTTTTAACTTGTCTAATCGGTGGTTCAGGTTATAGTCTTTATTATTTTAGTCTTAAAATTTTACGAATAAAATTTTTGTCTGAATTTTTGGCCGCATTATTCATCGGTTGCGCCGCTCTTTTAAGTACTAAAATCGGTTTAGGTACAAATCAAGACATGATTATTATTGGTTGTGTTATGCCTTTGGTACCTGGTGTTCAAATTACTAACGCTTTAAGAGATTTATTAGCTGGGCATTATCTTTCAGGGGTCTCTAGAGGAACAGAAGCAATGATGACATCTAGTATGATTGGATTTGGCATTGCCTTTGTTTTTCAATTGTTTTATTGA
- a CDS encoding DUF554 domain-containing protein has translation MILLGSLVNGLAILLGSLLGAVLRNISEQMKDTVTKGIGLGVIVLGIQMSLKTSSFIVVLISLCIGAMLGETIGIEERMNLFGLMLEKKYAKQNSNFAEGFVTASLIFLIGSMGIIGAMESGAALNHQTLFTKAVMDGFMSIMLSATLGVGVLFSAVPVFLYQGIIAILASMMMHYIPKALLDSLMNEISAIGGLMILAIGLNIIGITKIRVSNYLPGLIVLIGLIVWQFYF, from the coding sequence GTGATATTACTTGGTTCTTTGGTAAATGGGCTTGCAATTTTGTTAGGTAGTCTATTAGGGGCTGTTTTACGAAATATTTCAGAGCAGATGAAAGATACAGTAACTAAAGGCATTGGTTTAGGAGTGATTGTATTAGGGATTCAGATGTCATTAAAAACGTCCTCTTTTATTGTTGTTTTGATTAGTTTATGTATTGGTGCGATGCTGGGTGAGACTATTGGAATTGAAGAGAGGATGAATCTTTTTGGGTTAATGCTAGAAAAGAAATACGCGAAGCAAAATAGCAATTTTGCGGAAGGGTTTGTTACAGCCTCGTTGATTTTTTTAATCGGCTCAATGGGTATTATTGGTGCGATGGAAAGTGGTGCCGCACTTAATCACCAAACATTATTTACAAAAGCTGTGATGGATGGATTTATGTCTATTATGCTGAGTGCAACGCTTGGCGTTGGCGTGTTGTTTTCTGCTGTTCCAGTCTTTTTGTATCAAGGCATAATTGCTATACTCGCAAGTATGATGATGCATTACATACCTAAAGCGTTACTCGATTCATTAATGAATGAAATCAGTGCAATCGGAGGGTTGATGATTTTAGCTATCGGGTTAAATATCATAGGGATAACTAAAATAAGAGTGTCTAATTATCTTCCAGGACTTATTGTGTTGATAGGACTTATTGTTTGGCAATTTTATTTTTAA
- a CDS encoding GyrI-like domain-containing protein, producing MIKHLTKMTIQGKKIRTNNQKIEEIIHLWHLVPQMELNGDIYAVYSNYESNFLGDYDLLIGNEEANDNSYSVINAGNYIQIPVEKATPEGVGEAWQEIWMNKELEEKRTYQSDFEHYRKDGKIVIYLSV from the coding sequence GTGATAAAACATCTGACAAAAATGACGATCCAAGGAAAGAAAATACGCACAAATAATCAAAAAATAGAAGAAATCATTCATCTGTGGCATTTGGTTCCGCAGATGGAGCTTAATGGAGATATTTATGCGGTTTATTCAAACTATGAAAGTAACTTCTTAGGAGATTATGATTTATTAATTGGCAATGAAGAGGCAAATGACAATAGTTATTCTGTAATTAACGCAGGGAATTATATACAAATTCCAGTGGAAAAAGCAACGCCAGAAGGTGTCGGTGAAGCATGGCAAGAAATCTGGATGAATAAAGAGCTTGAAGAAAAAAGAACCTATCAAAGTGATTTTGAACATTATCGAAAAGATGGAAAGATTGTTATTTATTTGTCTGTTTAG
- the argB gene encoding acetylglutamate kinase produces MKNVIVIKMGGIASDNLTKSFFKQIHEWQKQGKKVVIIHGGGHYISKMMMRLDVPVLIQDGLRVTTEETLNIAKMVLIGQVQPMITTRFQQERLSVVGLNASCSQIITGEFLNEKGLGAVGEVKQIDAELLEQLLQAKYIPIIAPLGLTESGEWLNINADHVACKVAEALHAEKLYLLTDVPGVKKDNQWLTQLSTFEISKLKQAKIISGGMLPKVESAVSAIKAGVKEVHITNKIQHTGTMITSKGVLV; encoded by the coding sequence ATGAAGAATGTAATTGTGATAAAAATGGGCGGCATAGCCAGTGATAATTTAACAAAATCATTTTTTAAACAAATCCATGAATGGCAAAAACAGGGAAAAAAAGTTGTTATTATCCATGGAGGCGGACACTATATCTCTAAGATGATGATGCGTTTGGATGTACCAGTACTGATCCAAGACGGATTACGCGTAACAACAGAAGAAACATTGAACATTGCAAAAATGGTTTTGATTGGACAAGTTCAACCAATGATCACTACTCGTTTTCAACAAGAAAGACTTTCAGTTGTGGGATTAAATGCATCTTGCAGCCAGATTATCACAGGTGAATTCCTAAATGAAAAAGGATTAGGGGCTGTTGGAGAGGTGAAACAAATTGATGCTGAATTGTTGGAGCAATTACTGCAAGCTAAATACATTCCGATTATTGCCCCATTAGGTTTGACTGAATCTGGAGAATGGCTGAATATCAATGCAGATCATGTTGCTTGTAAAGTTGCAGAAGCACTACATGCTGAAAAACTCTATTTACTGACAGATGTTCCAGGGGTGAAGAAGGACAATCAATGGCTAACACAACTTTCTACATTTGAGATTTCAAAATTAAAACAAGCAAAAATCATATCAGGTGGCATGCTACCAAAAGTGGAAAGTGCCGTATCAGCAATCAAAGCTGGCGTCAAAGAAGTCCACATCACAAACAAAATCCAGCATACAGGTACGATGATTACATCAAAGGGGGTTCTGGTATGA
- a CDS encoding acetylornithine transaminase: MSYLFPNYKRKNIELISGTKNRLVDENGQTYLDFTSGIGVMNLGYNDAELNHILAEQANLLWHTPNLYENHLQEKVAQKLANGNDYVSYFCNSGAEANEAAIKLARKVTGRSKMITFTNSFHGRTYGAMSATGQTSIHEGFQPLVPDFVHVPFNQIQPLRQAIDTDTAAVMLELIQGEGGVIPADSSWIQSVAALCQEVGALLIVDEIQTGIGRTGTFYAYEQYQIQPDIFTLAKGLGNGIPVGAMLGKKEFASAFSAGSHGSTFGGNKLAMRVADQVVTRINQPEFLNNVQQLSEQLVSGLKKITKKSSLIREIRGKGLMIGIEVVNQESLEWVMELLEANGLLALKAGQTVLRLLPPLTLSKEELNQALIIFEQVFNQGGKP, encoded by the coding sequence ATGAGTTACTTGTTTCCAAATTACAAGCGTAAAAATATAGAATTGATATCCGGAACAAAAAATAGATTAGTTGATGAAAATGGGCAGACCTATCTTGATTTTACAAGTGGAATCGGTGTGATGAATTTAGGCTATAATGATGCTGAGCTCAATCACATTTTAGCAGAACAGGCGAATCTTTTATGGCATACACCAAACTTATATGAAAATCACTTACAAGAAAAAGTTGCCCAAAAATTAGCGAATGGGAATGACTATGTTAGTTATTTCTGCAATAGTGGTGCAGAAGCCAATGAAGCTGCAATAAAACTTGCACGCAAGGTGACTGGAAGAAGCAAAATGATCACCTTTACGAATTCTTTTCATGGTCGAACCTATGGAGCGATGAGCGCCACGGGGCAAACGAGCATTCATGAAGGGTTTCAGCCATTAGTTCCAGATTTTGTGCATGTGCCTTTTAATCAAATTCAGCCACTCAGACAAGCAATAGATACTGATACTGCTGCAGTTATGTTAGAATTAATCCAAGGTGAAGGAGGCGTGATTCCAGCAGACTCATCTTGGATTCAATCAGTAGCAGCACTTTGTCAGGAAGTTGGCGCTTTATTGATTGTCGATGAAATTCAAACGGGAATTGGACGAACTGGAACATTTTACGCATACGAACAGTACCAAATTCAGCCGGATATATTTACTTTAGCTAAAGGATTGGGCAATGGCATTCCAGTCGGTGCTATGTTGGGGAAAAAGGAATTTGCAAGTGCTTTTAGTGCCGGAAGTCATGGTTCAACATTTGGTGGAAATAAATTAGCTATGCGGGTTGCAGATCAGGTGGTTACTCGAATCAATCAGCCAGAGTTTTTAAACAATGTTCAACAGCTAAGTGAGCAACTTGTTTCAGGTTTGAAAAAAATAACTAAAAAAAGTTCACTTATTCGAGAGATTCGAGGAAAAGGATTGATGATCGGAATAGAAGTTGTCAATCAAGAGAGCTTGGAGTGGGTAATGGAATTATTAGAGGCTAATGGTTTGCTTGCTTTAAAGGCAGGTCAAACGGTTTTACGATTATTGCCGCCTTTAACACTCTCAAAGGAAGAACTCAATCAAGCGTTAATCATTTTTGAACAAGTCTTCAACCAAGGAGGAAAGCCATGA
- the argF gene encoding ornithine carbamoyltransferase, giving the protein MINSMYGKSILNLTELTKEELLTIIELAIAVKAKPEDYKGILSGKILAMIFEKSSTRTRMSFEAGMIQLGGQAIVLDAQNTQMGRGEPIKDTAKVMSSYVDGIMIRTYSDQMVAELAKEASVPVINGLTDDHHPCQILADFQTIYEVKGQLDGVKLAYVGDGNNMAHSFLIGGSLLGMDIAVASPKVYEPKPEFIEIAKENAKKSGSKIDILNDPAEAVKEADVLVTDVWASMGDEAEQQEREKVFSSFQVNNQLAVQAKKDYLFLHCLPAHRGEEVTEDIIDGAHSAIYQEAANRLHAQKALLIKLLTE; this is encoded by the coding sequence ATGATTAATTCAATGTATGGTAAAAGTATTTTGAACTTAACAGAACTAACAAAAGAAGAGCTTTTAACTATAATCGAACTAGCAATCGCCGTTAAAGCAAAACCAGAAGATTATAAAGGGATATTATCAGGAAAGATATTAGCCATGATTTTTGAAAAAAGTAGTACACGAACCCGCATGTCTTTTGAAGCAGGGATGATTCAACTTGGCGGGCAAGCGATTGTATTGGATGCCCAAAATACTCAAATGGGACGTGGAGAACCTATTAAAGATACAGCAAAAGTGATGTCTAGTTATGTGGATGGTATTATGATTCGAACTTATTCAGATCAGATGGTGGCTGAATTAGCTAAAGAAGCATCGGTTCCTGTTATAAATGGTTTAACAGATGACCATCATCCTTGTCAGATTCTTGCTGATTTTCAAACTATCTATGAAGTAAAAGGTCAATTAGACGGGGTGAAACTTGCTTACGTTGGAGATGGAAATAATATGGCGCACTCTTTTTTGATTGGTGGAAGCTTGCTTGGGATGGATATTGCAGTTGCATCTCCAAAAGTATATGAACCTAAACCTGAATTTATCGAGATTGCCAAAGAAAATGCAAAGAAGAGTGGAAGTAAAATAGATATTTTAAATGATCCTGCTGAAGCTGTAAAAGAAGCAGATGTTTTGGTTACGGATGTTTGGGCGAGTATGGGAGATGAAGCTGAACAACAGGAACGAGAAAAAGTCTTTTCCTCTTTTCAGGTTAATAATCAACTAGCTGTTCAAGCAAAAAAAGACTATCTATTTTTACATTGTTTACCTGCTCATAGAGGAGAAGAAGTCACTGAAGATATTATCGACGGAGCACATTCAGCTATTTATCAAGAAGCAGCTAATCGTCTGCATGCTCAAAAAGCATTGCTGATTAAACTATTGACAGAGTAA
- a CDS encoding class I SAM-dependent methyltransferase encodes MFLVITALVIVLLVFLFKVLMKQSKNPSGFIGYLMMYLWNSVYLPLVRWSLNSIHLAERQDILDIGVGNGASSVYLLQQTHALSVTGIDHSKDAITQAKKRWINEPVQFETIDVHELPYPSETFDLITAFQTHFHWDDFDQAINEIYNVLKQQGIVLFACETSKIDYFLPEFKHPEHFKAYMSTQGFIPITQNSSKQWIMYAFKKNK; translated from the coding sequence ATGTTTCTCGTTATTACTGCTCTTGTTATTGTATTATTAGTCTTTTTATTTAAAGTGCTAATGAAACAATCGAAAAATCCATCAGGGTTTATTGGATATTTGATGATGTACTTATGGAATAGCGTTTATCTTCCTTTAGTAAGATGGTCTTTGAATAGTATTCATTTAGCTGAGAGGCAAGATATTTTAGATATAGGCGTTGGAAACGGGGCGTCGAGCGTATATCTTTTACAACAAACCCACGCATTATCGGTAACAGGAATTGATCACTCAAAAGATGCTATAACTCAAGCAAAAAAGCGATGGATCAACGAACCTGTTCAGTTTGAAACAATTGATGTTCACGAACTTCCTTACCCATCGGAAACATTCGACCTTATCACAGCTTTTCAAACACATTTTCATTGGGACGATTTTGATCAAGCAATAAATGAAATCTACAACGTCTTAAAACAACAAGGTATTGTGCTATTTGCCTGTGAAACATCAAAAATCGATTATTTTTTACCCGAATTCAAGCATCCGGAACATTTTAAAGCGTATATGTCAACCCAAGGCTTCATACCAATCACTCAAAATTCCTCGAAACAATGGATAATGTATGCATTTAAAAAGAACAAGTAA